The Liolophura sinensis isolate JHLJ2023 chromosome 6, CUHK_Ljap_v2, whole genome shotgun sequence genomic sequence CAATATGGTCCGTAGACATCAGGGCTCAAACGTCCTTGACCTCACTTACTTTAGAAAGCAtacaatcagccaatcagagctCGATTTGGCACAAAATATCCATAAAGTCGAAAGATTATTATGAACTCTaaaatatttctcagtgaaatttttgtcttttgtattaAGCATACTTTTCTTAATTTTCCTTACaactatactttttgttttatattacattttcatgtttcctttaaCATTGCTGAAATGCCACATGACTGATCGCGGTAATACCATGTACCTAAGAACGGGGTTAGGAAATACCATTGAATTTCATAGTTACATGTCTTCTGGGCCAAAAATGCAAGAACCGCTGTTCGCTGTTGAAACTTGTCCAACAGAATATGTTTACATAGTTAAAATTGTCTTGCTTCTCATAAATGCCGTTTTCCGTTCACGTCCATGCCTTTTATGGGATGTGCTAATACCGAGATCAATATATTGCTGTGAAAATATTAAGTTATTATGATAGTTTGCGAGATGTACTCTTGCTGTTTATTAAGAATATGACAACTGTATCTAAACTCATAGCCACATCCCATGCGGGCATATACAGGTGTTTAGCATGCACAGATTTCTATTTAATGGCATAGATATAGCTTGTCCGTTTGTATCGTTGCTACTAATATATGTATGCTAGTTAAATGCAACATTTATTcctgaaatatacatatatataccattaACATTTGTTGGAAATATGATATGAAGAAATTATTGGGAAAACTGCGTCTGGGTTTACAGGTGCGTTTAAACCTTATACACTGGGAGGCCAGTTTGGGTCAACTtactaaaaataaattaataaaaaaaaagatacaattGAGCTAATTTAACTGAGAAAACCTATTCATATGACCAGATTAGCTGAGTCATGAAAAAGATATAACTCTGGCAATTTGTTGACTTGCTTAGTCGGATAACTCACAGCAGTCTTTCATGACTCGGCTGATCTGGTCAAATGACTTTTCTGAGTTGACTTCGTTTACgttttgagtcagttgacctaaatttgttttcaatgtATAGTCTATGGCACACGTCTTACATGATACTTTGTAATTAGGAAATCAGTGTGGCATTGATACTCTACGGTTAGCTCTAAACCTATGTAGGTTTTAGATTCGGGTGCCCATCTGGGAAATTGTCCTCCTTTTCATTTTAAGTGCCATTAACAATTACTAATTATGGTTTTTGTGTCATATCGGCATTATTACAGCCATATCGTGGAGGAATTTTTTCCAAAACGTGTATTGGGACACACTAAGTTAGCAGCCTTAGTTCTCTCCGGTGACGACGGGTCTCCTGATTGGTGGAtagagaaagaaataaaaagtatgACGTAAAAAGGTATGCGCACCTTATTGGTGGAAAATCTGTCGTCTAATACCATTGTTAGACAACACAAACGATCACACGAGCGTCGGCGACGGCTTATTGCCAATACGGCCCCTCGAAGAGTGAGAATGTTGGAATGTACAAAAATCACTGCCTAAAGCCAGACTTGAACCCATACCCAGTCACTGAAAGGCCATCACCTTAcataaccactaggccaccgcCCTATCCCAAAACTATAGACGCACAGCTGTTACAATTCAATAATTGCGAAAAAGGAAATGTTCACACATAtcttaatacattttatttctataACATTCAAAGTAAATAACAATATAGtgaacagaaatattttaaaaaaagaaagagaatgTTTTAGCACTCGCGGATGAAGCACTCTTCGTTTTGTCACTCCCATTCCATTCACAAGTAATTTGACCTTTTTAGCTTATGGCTgcttttcttgtaatttttacCAAAGTCGCCATGGTCGTCATGCTTTTCCAGCAGACCTTCACCGCGAGTAGCGCATGTGCCTTGGACACACCAATACCTGTCCTTCATCTTCCCCAAATTCAACCAATCAGCTATTTCAGATGTTGAAAGTgcacctaaaaacaaaaaaaaaaacacaaaatgtaaattcCGTTCATTCCCTGCAACAAGGTCACAAAACAGTGACCCAAAATCTTAGTTGTCGTCTGTCTGTTAGCTAAAATGCAGAAATCCCAGAGTTAAACAAAAGACTTGGCAAGTGTCCAGCAGACCTACAACCGGAATTCGATTACAAGTTACATGTTGATGCTTTACCATGAACCTCCTGTCATCTCTTATGTATACCATCCCTCCCTCGTTCCCTCGCTCAGTCAGCTATGACATTGGCTCTTGCCACCCCGACCCAACCCAACCCCAACCTTTACTACCCCAAACCAGTCGGCCTGTGACTGATGAGCTAGTCCCAGGCTACAATCCATCTCTTGGTGTCAGTCATAGAGATTGTCAAGTACAAGGGTGTTGGTATTTTCAAGGCACTACGGTTTACTTTTTCACCTATGCACCAGAcggccgtataagtgaaaaattcttgactatAACTTAAAACACCGAGtatattttttactttcttttttatatttaccttcGACGTCTTGCTTATTCGCCATGACAATCAGTGGAATGCCTTTAAGTTCTTCGGCTTTACACATGCGCATCAGTTCCACGCGTGCGACTGGCAGACGTTCTTTATCTGAGCTGTCCACAACAAAGAGTATCCCTGAAAATGAGCAACAATGGCCTCTTGAGAAAAAACTAACATTTAAACTGcacttgtgatttttttttttttttttttttggtagaaaAATCGCAATACCAATATAAAAGACCCGGCATGGACTAATCTTTGTTTAGACAAACTGATTAAATAACTTTATACGGTAAATTTATTTGAGGAGTATCCATATGGAACAACCGTTTGTACAGCTTATCAACACACCATGTGATCCTTTGAAGTACATGTTCCATAGCCGCCTGAGTTTCTCCTGACCGCCGACGTCCCAGACGGTAAACGTGACGTTTTTACACACCGTCACTGTCTCCACGTTAAAACCCACTGTAGGTAACGTCTGGACGTCATCCTGGTCGAGCTTGATTTTTGTATAATATCGTTGTCTTGCCTGCGAAATAAAATTAGAGTGAGTATTTAATTGCAGTCCCAACATATTGTACTGATTGTCGTAAGAATTGAAtgcgtgagtgcttggagtttaacgtcgtacttaacacaatttttcaatcatacgaaagagtccttagagtgtgcCTCCCTCgttgcaggacgtatttccaccgctcttttatctattcCTGCCGAAGGCGCTTAAACGGCCCCCTcccgtgccattatactgatacgggccaccacccccttcatgctgaacgccaagcgaggaatttacaactccctctttttttaaggtcttaggtgtgacccgacccaggattgaccctggctCTAGCGCCTCCCGAAgaggatgctctaccaactgtgctatcggggccttTGTTGTAGGGAACTACTGTTAAAAGATTTAATCATATTATTTAAAGCCAACCAAAACTAAAAACTGACAGCTTGtgttatttgcaaaaaaaaatcagcttaATTAGTGTCTAATAGATTAACCTTTATTTTTAAGCAATTTAGAGTAAAAAATATACTCTGCCAATTTTCATTACGAAGTATGAAAAGTTGCGGAGattaaaacttaaatcaaaGTTTATTTTCCTGTGTGATCATATAAAACCACCACAGCGGACACGATTGAATGTTCCAGGGTGTT encodes the following:
- the LOC135467057 gene encoding LOW QUALITY PROTEIN: ADP-ribosylation factor 1-like (The sequence of the model RefSeq protein was modified relative to this genomic sequence to represent the inferred CDS: deleted 1 base in 1 codon), whose translation is MGKIVSKLQEKILEIHLSSARLLMVGLDSAGKTTILYKIKLDQDDVQTLPTVGFNVETVTVCKNVTFTVWDVGGQEKLRRLWNMYFKGSHGILFVVDSSDKERLPVARVELMRMCKAEELKGIPLIVMANKQDVEGALSTSEIADWLNLGKMKDRYWCVQGTCATRGEGLLEKHDDHGDFGKNYKKSSHKLKRSNYL